The Fibrobacter sp. sequence TCCAAGCCAACGGCAAGGTGGAAATCTGCGCCATGGACAAGTCCGGCGCAAGCTGGGTCCGTCTCTCCGGCAAGTTGGTCCGCGATGATCGCCGTGAACCCAAGGTCCACATGCTTGAAAACTACCCCAGCCTCAAGGCCATGTACTCCCCTGACGACGAAAATACCGAAGTTCTCTATTTCGAAAACGGCGAAGCCACCTTCTATAGTTTCGGCGGCGCTCCCAGAACAGTGAAATTCTAGTCCTCGTCTCCAAACGGACAGGTCTCGTTGTTTCATAGAAAAAACGCCTCTGTTTCATACAGAAAATTTTTTTTGCTCGTAGCGGTTCTGCTGCGGGCTTTTTTTGTTTCACGGAAACATCAAAAACAAAAATGAATGTTGATAGATTGTAAACTTTTAATCAACAAAAATAGCGTCAATTGAATAAATATTATGACAATGTTGATAATATTGTCAACAAAATCAGTAGTAACTAACTATCAACAGTTATAGGTTTGTGATTGCTTGATTGTTGATTTTTTTGTGGGTAAAATAGTCAAATCGACGTAAACTTTGGTAAAACTTATTGAAAATCAAAAACTTAGTGGAATGTTTCACGTGGAACATTCTCTCAGGATTGTTGTTGATTTGTTGAAAAAATAATTTATCCACCTGAAATCACAAAATTGTCGTATGTTGATATTTTGTTTATTTATTAGCGAGCTTATGTGAATGAATTTAACTTTTAACACAGCTTATCAACATAAGAAAATTCAAGTACGTTTTTTTGAAAATTTTGAGACGTTGCGCCAAGGATGACTTGAAGGGGTAAAAAAGTTATTTTTGTAGTAGAATTTAGGAGGGAACTTATGAAACAAACATTAATTCTTTTGCTCGCGCTGGTGAGCTTTTCCATGGCGGAACAATTTCCATGGAAAACTTTTGACGTCAAGGTTGGCGCCTATTTTGGAGAACGCGACTACTATGGAGGCATGGTCGCCGGTGCCAATCTCGAAATTGTGAAGCCTTTCAACTCCTATGTGGGCGCCGGTTTTATTTTCGACGTAGGCAGCTCTTTGGGCAGAGATTATTATTTGTATGATAACTATGATGAGCGAGATGACTACCTGGAATTTTCCGATGGCTTGATTCTTAACTTCAACGCACCTATTTTCCAGTACTTCTCGCTGACTGGCAATTTCATGGCTCTTATCTCGTTTAAGAAAATTACGTCTTATCATGGAAATCAGGATGACAGGGTCTGGGGACATGACCCGGAAGGTAATTACACTTATGTGGTGGTCGATAGGTATAAATACCCGGAAGTGGAAAATTATGATAGTGAATCGTTTGCCTTCAAGTCGAATTTCGGTGTCAAATTCCATGGCAAAAATCACCGGTTCGGTGTGGAAATCTATCCTGTGGAGTACCAGATTGAAAGATTTGATTTGCGGTATTCTGTATCAATCAATGCGGTGATGCGTTTGTTCTAGTCTAGTGAACTCAATCTATCTATATTATAGGTTGAGTTTTTTATTGGAACGAAAAATGGAAAAAATACTGGATAATACCTTCCGCGGAAAGCGCACCCTCCTTTGCCTGAAAATTTTTCTGATCTTGATGGTTGTGATGATGCTTCTGGGTTACAGCGTATGGAATATGGCCAACGGCCAGATGGTCCAGAATCCGGATGCACCCATGGCCATGAGTATGTTGCTCTTGATTTTGGGAATAGCCTTTGTGGGTTTCGCCCTTAGCATTACCATTATTGTTATGGCGGTTCATTGGATTTGCTGGCTTTTCCGTTCCACTCAGAATATGAAAAAGTTGCAACCGGATGCAATGTCACCCTGGGCTGCTACGATTTTGTGTCTCATTCCGTTCGTGGGACAGATTGTCCATTATTTCGTTTTCAAGGGCTTGATCAAGAGGACTCAGGCTGAACTGGACTCCCTGAATGGGGTTTGTGCGGCTGTGCCCATGAATTTCCTGAATATCTATTTCGGCCTGACCATCGTGTCGACGATCATGGGTTCTATCGAGGAAATGAAAATTGTCGTAGGGACTGGCGCAGTGTTGGGAGTGGCCGCCTTGGTCCTCTATATAAAAGTCTTCACGGCTTACATCGCCCAGGAAGAATGCCTGTTCAAGTTGCACGAGGAACAGGTTCTCCGCCAGAAGGTAGATCAGGTCCTTCGCGAACGTGAAATTGAGAAGGCTGCCAGCCAGGTTCAGGCTGCGACCTATGAGTCTGAGAAACCGCCGGCAGAAAAGTCCGAAGGTTCGACTTCTTATGCGGATGATGCTCCGCCTCCCCCTCCGGAAAAATAAATGGATTAGTACGAGCTGTGTCCGACTTGTAGGAACAGTTTGTACTTTGCGTCCTTCACGAAGTTCTTTTCGAAACGGCACCCCGCATCGATGAAAAATTTTCGATAGCGGTCGTTGTCGTGGTCTTTGGATTCACCTTTCCAACCGCGGTCGATATAGAAACGAAATCCCAGATCGTCCTGGAATGTGAAACTTTTCAGGTGCCAGCCTTTGGAGATAATCTGGGTTATAAAACGGTGCTTATTGATAATTCCAAACCAACCGTCTGGAGTGACTGGGAAAAAGAGAGTGCCACGCCAAAGGTATGCCATGGCGAACATCCCTATTTCACCGACATAACGGAATTCATTTGGAGCTCCTAAAAGTGCTGCCCCGAATGATGCCGCAAAAGGAGCGATGGTAATGAGACTCCACAATGATTCATCGGAAACCTTCTGGAAGTTTTCGGTCATGGCAATCTGGAAATGGAGAAAGTCAAAACCGATTTCCATGTTGTAGCCCTTGAAGGGGAAAACAGATGTTCCGAAATCGATGTCCAGACTGGTGCTGCCGAAAGTCGGTGTCTGGGAATATCCTGCAAAGAGGTAACGGTTGCCGTCGAATGTCCGGTCAAATTCTTCACGGGGCCAGCACATGGCACTGGTTGCCAACATAAGAACTAAGACAAGAATCCGTTTCATACTAGGAAATGTAGAAAAAACGGACGGCAAATTTTATCGGCGTTTGTCTGCCGAAGTCAGTGGTAAATTTCAGGATTGGTGCTGCGGAAACGTCGATGTGTCCAGCCATACCACAGGGCTGGATTTTCTTTTATGCGGGATTCGAGCCATTCGCTGTACGGACCATCAACTATAGTAGTCATTCTGGAGTGAGTTTCGCGGCTGATAGAATCGGTGTTTTGAATGTTCGTCGCAACCTCTTCGGCATGCAAAATTTTGCGTCCGGGAAGTTCCTCGATCCAGCAGAAAAATACGGGCGTGTTCGGGCGATGTTTCAGCAAGAAATCTGGAACAGGATTGTGGTGAACTTCGCGTCCAAGGAATGTTCCGTCAAGTGCGCTTCTGATGCGGCTGTCCTGATCGGCCAGCAAGCAGAACAGTTCTCCGCTTTCAAGGATGCGCAAAAAATCTCTAGGTGTTTGTGCGTCAACAGAATAAGGTCTCCCGCGGACGCTACGGATTTTTTCGTACACCAGCTTGTTGAGCCACGCGGGCTTCAGCGGAATAAAACTTGCTTTCAGCGGAACGCCGAGTGCGCAGAGCCAAGCGCCACTAGCTTCATAGTTTCCGTAGTGCGCCGTGAGAAAAATTCCGCCCCCGCGCATTTTTTCTACAACCGCCGCGGCACCTTCCGCCAACTCAAAATTCACGCCGCCGACTTTGCAGGGGTAGGCTGCGCCTGGAGAATTTTTCGCGCACGCCTCTGGCAAATTCTTGTAGGTGTCAAAGCAGAAAAGTAACTCCCCCACATGTCGGGTCAAGTTCTTCAGCATTTTCAAGTAGAGGTCGCGCGGTTCCAATTCTGCGAAACTCGGTTCCAATTCTGCGCCTTCCCTGCCCTGCGTTCCTTGTGAAACGTGTTCGTAGTTTTCCAAGACTGTCTTCTTTTTCCAGCCTGTTAGACGAAGCATCGCGTAAGCGACACTTGCGAAAATACGAGCTGAAATTTTTTGAAGCATAGTCATTTAAATAGTCAACAAATTCTAGAGTGGTTTACGTGCAGATTAGAAATTCAACTTTTTAAAACTTTCGTAGTGGTCTGCTGTATAATATACAATGCAACCGCTCCGGTAAATTAATCTCTTTGTTCCTCGGCTTGTTTGGCTGCCGTAATCTACGTCTGCTTCGTGGTAGGATCCGGAGGGCAGCTGACCTTCTCTATTCTCGAATGTGTCGCCGCCGATCATAACGCCCAGCGTTTTCCAAGGATTAAAATTCCACTTGCTGAATGTGTTCCCCGTTTTTTCCTCGTACAGAGCCTGGCCCTTACTTTTGTTTATATAGTTGCTAGGCAGCTTGTCAAACTTACAGATGTAGGCAGACACTGAATCCTTGCTGGTGTATTTTCCTGATTCTTTAACTGCATCATAAACGCTTGTATTTTTTTCATCATCATTTGGCGCGCTGATCGTAGGAGAACTGCAACCAAAAAATCCTGCAAGGTACAGACAGAAAAATGGTAAATACAAACGAATTTTTCTCATGTAGAAGAATATAGGATTTTTCTTGGTCTTGCGTTATGCGCAAACTGATTCTATATTTTTTATC is a genomic window containing:
- a CDS encoding pyridoxamine 5'-phosphate oxidase family protein, with translation MEEIKEFIKNCGAYFLATVDGDQPKVRPFGTIEIFEGKLYIQTGKSKDVSKQIQANGKVEICAMDKSGASWVRLSGKLVRDDRREPKVHMLENYPSLKAMYSPDDENTEVLYFENGEATFYSFGGAPRTVKF
- a CDS encoding YIP1 family protein, which translates into the protein MEKILDNTFRGKRTLLCLKIFLILMVVMMLLGYSVWNMANGQMVQNPDAPMAMSMLLLILGIAFVGFALSITIIVMAVHWICWLFRSTQNMKKLQPDAMSPWAATILCLIPFVGQIVHYFVFKGLIKRTQAELDSLNGVCAAVPMNFLNIYFGLTIVSTIMGSIEEMKIVVGTGAVLGVAALVLYIKVFTAYIAQEECLFKLHEEQVLRQKVDQVLREREIEKAASQVQAATYESEKPPAEKSEGSTSYADDAPPPPPEK
- a CDS encoding lysophospholipid acyltransferase family protein, producing the protein MLQKISARIFASVAYAMLRLTGWKKKTVLENYEHVSQGTQGREGAELEPSFAELEPRDLYLKMLKNLTRHVGELLFCFDTYKNLPEACAKNSPGAAYPCKVGGVNFELAEGAAAVVEKMRGGGIFLTAHYGNYEASGAWLCALGVPLKASFIPLKPAWLNKLVYEKIRSVRGRPYSVDAQTPRDFLRILESGELFCLLADQDSRIRSALDGTFLGREVHHNPVPDFLLKHRPNTPVFFCWIEELPGRKILHAEEVATNIQNTDSISRETHSRMTTIVDGPYSEWLESRIKENPALWYGWTHRRFRSTNPEIYH